In the Streptobacillus moniliformis DSM 12112 genome, one interval contains:
- the clpX gene encoding ATP-dependent Clp protease ATP-binding subunit ClpX encodes MKNKKEYFCSFCDRSENEVNTLFSNEDSTAFICNECIEDRDIELGYETTSNFDDFNLLKPKQIKEKLDEYIIGQEQAKKVLSVAVYNHFKRLSILDKVDNDIEMQKSNILLIGPTGSGKTLLAQTLAKILDVPLAIADATTITEAGYVGDDVENVLLKLIKAADYDIQLAQRGIIYIDEIDKIARKSENTSITRDVSGEGVQQALLKIVEGTISSVPPQGGRKHPNQEMIEIDTTNILFIVGGAFEGLESKIKRRLNKKQIGFGLNLDKNEDLDDMTIFEHVLPEDIRKFGIIPELIGRLPVITALSELNKEALVSILTKPKNAIIKQYKKYFEIEGVELIFEEDAVEEIAELALKRKIGARGLRSIIENTMLDLMYEIPSKEDIKKVVITKDMIIEKNELFIKSEKGKN; translated from the coding sequence ATGAAAAATAAAAAAGAATATTTTTGTTCGTTTTGTGATAGAAGCGAAAATGAAGTAAATACATTATTTTCAAATGAAGATTCTACTGCATTTATCTGTAATGAATGTATTGAGGATAGAGATATTGAATTAGGATATGAAACTACATCTAATTTTGATGATTTTAATTTATTGAAACCTAAACAAATAAAAGAAAAACTTGATGAATATATTATTGGTCAAGAACAAGCTAAAAAAGTATTATCTGTTGCAGTATATAATCATTTTAAAAGACTTTCAATACTTGATAAGGTAGATAATGATATAGAGATGCAAAAGTCTAACATCTTATTAATTGGACCGACTGGTTCAGGAAAAACTTTACTTGCTCAAACACTTGCTAAAATACTTGATGTTCCTTTGGCAATAGCAGATGCAACTACTATTACTGAAGCAGGTTATGTTGGTGATGATGTTGAGAATGTATTATTAAAATTAATAAAAGCAGCAGACTATGATATACAGTTAGCTCAAAGAGGAATTATATATATTGATGAAATTGATAAAATAGCTAGAAAGTCTGAAAATACTTCTATAACTCGTGATGTATCTGGAGAAGGAGTTCAACAAGCATTATTAAAAATTGTTGAAGGAACAATATCTTCTGTACCACCTCAAGGTGGAAGAAAACATCCTAATCAGGAAATGATAGAAATTGACACAACCAATATCTTATTTATAGTTGGTGGGGCTTTTGAGGGACTTGAATCAAAAATAAAGAGAAGATTAAATAAAAAACAAATTGGTTTTGGTTTAAATTTAGATAAAAATGAAGATTTAGATGACATGACTATTTTTGAACATGTTTTACCAGAAGATATTAGAAAATTTGGGATAATTCCAGAACTTATTGGAAGATTACCAGTAATAACGGCTTTATCAGAATTAAATAAAGAAGCCTTAGTTTCTATTTTAACAAAACCCAAAAATGCAATTATTAAGCAATACAAAAAATATTTTGAAATTGAAGGAGTAGAATTAATTTTTGAAGAAGATGCTGTAGAAGAAATTGCAGAACTTGCATTAAAAAGAAAAATAGGTGCAAGAGGTCTAAGAAGTATTATTGAAAATACTATGCTTGATTTAATGTATGAAATACCTTCAAAAGAAGATATTAAAAAAGTAGTTATTACTAAAGATATGATAATTGAAAAAAATGAATTATTTATAAAAAGTGAGAAAGGAAAGAATTGA
- the clpP gene encoding ATP-dependent Clp endopeptidase proteolytic subunit ClpP, whose product MSLVPYIIENEGSGERTYDIYSRLLKDRIIFLSGEINTEMANAIIAQLLFLNAQDKEKDITMYINSPGGMVTAGFGIYDTMNHISCDVVTVCIGMAASMGAFLLSSGTKGKRFALPNSEVMIHQPLGGARGQATDIQIVAENILKTKHKLAEILSKNTGQSFEKIISDTERDNYLSAEEAVAYGLVDKVLEK is encoded by the coding sequence ATGAGTTTAGTGCCATATATAATTGAAAATGAGGGTAGTGGAGAAAGAACTTACGATATATATTCAAGATTATTAAAGGATAGAATAATTTTCCTAAGTGGTGAAATTAATACTGAAATGGCAAATGCAATAATAGCTCAGTTACTATTTTTAAATGCACAAGATAAAGAAAAAGATATAACTATGTATATAAATTCACCTGGAGGAATGGTTACTGCTGGATTTGGGATTTATGATACTATGAATCATATATCTTGTGATGTAGTAACTGTATGTATAGGTATGGCTGCAAGTATGGGGGCATTTCTTTTATCTTCAGGAACTAAAGGGAAAAGATTTGCATTACCAAATTCAGAAGTAATGATACATCAACCTTTAGGTGGAGCAAGAGGACAGGCAACAGATATTCAAATAGTTGCAGAAAATATATTAAAAACAAAACATAAGTTAGCTGAAATACTTTCAAAAAATACTGGACAAAGTTTTGAAAAAATTATATCAGATACTGAAAGAGATAATTATTTATCAGCAGAAGAAGCAGTTGCTTATGGATTAGTAGATAAAGTATTGGAGAAATAA
- the tig gene encoding trigger factor, which yields MKLEKLAGSEVAFEILKEGQEYKTLRESILAKFKNVKVDGFRKGHVPADVIEKTFKSEIRDELINEILKTEYTTLIREEKLRPVADLQIVSLEYDENKLKMNLKVAVFPEFELPQYKGLDIKAEEVSVTDEEVENEINRMIQRAKKFEKTEREEAKLGDIAVINFEGFVDGVAFDGGKAEDHRLELGSKTFIDTFEEQIVGKKLGEEFDVNVKFPEEYHAENLKGKEAIFKVKLNSLEEAIIPELNDEFAKASGSDSVEDLKNAIKGNILSNKEEQAKNKRLKTIVENISDATTMEVPTITVEQEINAQIDRFAQTLQMQGMNLETYLQMTGQTVEKMREDLRVSAEKGVKSSFILSKIAEVEGIEVKEAEFDAELQKIASMYGMTVDQLTAELEKTDGVNRFFGQINSQLFFAKVNDYLLTNN from the coding sequence ATGAAATTAGAAAAATTAGCAGGTTCAGAGGTAGCTTTTGAAATATTAAAAGAAGGACAAGAATATAAGACATTAAGAGAATCTATTTTAGCAAAATTTAAAAATGTTAAAGTTGATGGATTTAGAAAAGGTCATGTACCAGCAGATGTTATTGAAAAAACATTTAAAAGTGAAATAAGAGATGAATTAATAAATGAAATATTAAAAACAGAGTATACTACTTTAATTAGAGAAGAAAAATTAAGACCTGTAGCAGATTTACAAATAGTTTCATTAGAATATGATGAAAACAAATTAAAAATGAATTTAAAAGTTGCAGTATTCCCTGAATTTGAATTACCTCAATATAAAGGATTAGATATAAAAGCAGAAGAAGTATCAGTTACTGATGAAGAAGTAGAAAATGAAATAAATAGAATGATACAAAGAGCTAAAAAATTTGAAAAAACAGAAAGAGAAGAAGCTAAATTAGGAGATATAGCTGTTATTAACTTTGAAGGATTTGTAGATGGTGTAGCTTTTGATGGAGGTAAGGCTGAAGATCATAGATTAGAATTAGGTTCTAAAACATTTATAGATACTTTTGAAGAACAAATAGTTGGTAAAAAACTTGGAGAAGAATTTGATGTAAATGTTAAATTCCCAGAAGAATATCATGCTGAAAATTTAAAAGGTAAAGAAGCTATATTTAAAGTTAAATTAAATAGTTTAGAAGAAGCAATAATTCCTGAATTAAATGATGAATTTGCAAAAGCATCTGGTTCAGATTCTGTTGAAGATTTAAAAAATGCAATTAAAGGAAATATATTATCAAATAAAGAAGAACAAGCAAAAAATAAGAGATTAAAAACAATTGTTGAAAATATATCAGATGCAACAACAATGGAAGTTCCAACAATAACTGTAGAACAAGAAATCAATGCTCAAATTGATAGATTTGCACAAACATTACAAATGCAAGGTATGAATTTAGAAACATACTTACAAATGACAGGTCAAACAGTTGAAAAAATGAGAGAAGATTTAAGAGTTAGTGCTGAAAAAGGTGTTAAATCAAGCTTCATTTTATCAAAAATAGCTGAAGTAGAAGGAATAGAGGTTAAAGAAGCTGAATTTGATGCAGAATTACAAAAAATTGCAAGTATGTATGGAATGACAGTAGATCAATTAACTGCTGAATTAGAAAAAACAGATGGAGTTAATAGATTCTTTGGACAAATTAATTCACAATTATTCTTTGCAAAAGTAAATGATTATTTATTAACAAATAACTAA
- the recJ gene encoding single-stranded-DNA-specific exonuclease RecJ, producing the protein MELFNKDELITTLLLNKKIYSKEEMNSFLNPSYKQLHDPFLLNNMEEVVDKILEFMDKDKKILIFGDYDIDGISGSLYLSKIFDKLNIKNEIYIPTRTMFKYSLNEEYFRNIEEKNIKLVISVDNSFGEILHMDMLKSMGVDLIITDHHFNNKNMKSILEINPKKSENYPFKELSGSGVVFKLVQAIYSKLPDRSISDIYEYCELISLATIADVMECVDENRFLIKRGLKNFSKTNILAFKMIMENFKIDPEYITINDISYRISPLINAIGKLDVPLKIIKFLTSDSEKVNIQILNEMYEYNNERKNYEIKIYNKIVKFLENKEIKKLNYIYYEINDINSGILGSITSKLALEFKVPVIIVSKVDGYCKGSCRSIDNKNIYKLISEFSDYFINFGGHNLAAGFLITLDNLTLIRDKIKQKMYNLNLTEKSKNSIVVDVKFPVSQISSKKMTEINSLGPFGLSNDEPNFYDENIKFRNILIFGVDNKHFKANIRRNGKDIQILGYNLSHKLNLKNSNKLYKIIYTPELMGKKVFRLKLKDIE; encoded by the coding sequence ATGGAACTTTTTAATAAAGATGAATTAATTACAACTTTACTATTAAATAAAAAAATATACTCTAAAGAAGAAATGAATTCTTTTTTGAACCCAAGTTATAAGCAATTACACGACCCATTTTTATTAAATAATATGGAAGAAGTTGTGGATAAAATTTTAGAATTTATGGATAAAGATAAGAAAATATTGATTTTTGGAGATTATGATATTGATGGAATATCAGGTTCACTATATCTTTCTAAAATTTTTGACAAATTAAATATAAAAAATGAAATATATATTCCTACAAGAACAATGTTTAAATATAGCCTAAATGAGGAATATTTCAGAAATATAGAAGAAAAGAATATTAAGCTTGTAATTTCTGTAGATAATTCATTTGGCGAGATATTACATATGGATATGTTAAAATCTATGGGTGTTGATTTAATAATAACAGATCATCATTTTAATAATAAGAATATGAAATCTATATTAGAGATTAACCCTAAAAAATCAGAAAACTATCCATTTAAGGAATTATCAGGTTCAGGAGTAGTATTTAAATTAGTTCAAGCAATTTATTCAAAATTACCTGACAGATCAATTTCAGACATATATGAATACTGTGAATTAATATCACTTGCTACTATTGCAGATGTTATGGAATGTGTTGATGAAAATAGATTTTTAATAAAAAGAGGATTAAAAAATTTCTCTAAAACTAATATACTTGCATTTAAAATGATAATGGAAAATTTTAAAATTGATCCAGAATATATTACAATTAATGATATAAGCTATAGGATATCACCATTAATTAATGCGATAGGTAAGTTAGATGTTCCATTAAAAATTATAAAATTTTTAACATCTGATTCTGAAAAAGTTAATATTCAGATATTAAATGAAATGTATGAATATAATAACGAAAGAAAAAATTATGAAATTAAGATATATAACAAAATAGTAAAATTTCTTGAAAATAAAGAAATTAAAAAATTAAACTATATATATTATGAAATAAATGATATAAATTCAGGCATTTTAGGTTCTATTACATCAAAACTAGCATTAGAATTTAAAGTCCCAGTAATTATAGTTTCTAAAGTTGATGGCTATTGTAAAGGCTCATGTAGAAGCATAGATAATAAAAATATATATAAATTGATATCAGAATTTTCAGATTATTTTATTAATTTTGGTGGACATAATCTTGCAGCTGGATTTTTAATTACACTAGATAATTTAACTTTGATAAGAGATAAAATTAAGCAGAAAATGTATAATTTAAATCTTACTGAAAAATCAAAAAATAGTATAGTTGTTGATGTTAAATTTCCAGTTAGCCAGATATCTTCAAAAAAAATGACAGAAATAAATAGTTTAGGACCATTTGGTCTTTCAAATGATGAGCCTAATTTTTATGATGAAAATATTAAATTTAGAAATATTTTAATATTTGGTGTTGATAATAAACATTTCAAAGCCAATATACGCAGAAATGGAAAAGATATACAAATATTAGGATATAATTTGAGTCATAAATTAAACTTGAAAAATTCAAATAAATTGTATAAAATAATATATACACCTGAATTAATGGGAAAGAAAGTATTTAGATTAAAATTAAAGGATATAGAATAA
- the rbfA gene encoding 30S ribosome-binding factor RbfA — translation MNIRRKRGLEKEISRIIGTAILLEVKNEKIRNLVTVKSVNLSPDARYADVIMSILDYKQNINKEKLLEELNKLKGFFRKKVGENLEIRYTPEIRIHLDDSVEYSVKISKILKEAIATVNIDSEE, via the coding sequence ATGAATATTAGAAGAAAAAGAGGTTTAGAAAAAGAAATTTCAAGAATCATTGGTACAGCTATATTATTAGAAGTAAAAAATGAAAAGATTAGAAACTTGGTTACAGTTAAGTCAGTTAATTTATCGCCAGATGCTCGTTATGCAGATGTAATTATGTCTATTTTAGATTATAAACAAAATATAAATAAAGAAAAACTTTTAGAAGAATTAAATAAGTTAAAGGGATTTTTTAGAAAAAAAGTTGGTGAAAATTTAGAAATTAGATATACTCCAGAAATTAGAATACATTTAGATGATAGTGTAGAATATAGTGTGAAAATATCTAAAATATTAAAAGAAGCAATAGCTACTGTTAATATAGATAGCGAGGAATAA